In Arthrobacter sp. Marseille-P9274, the sequence GCGCCGGGTAACACGAAAGCCGGCGGCGAACCGCCGGCGACCCGTCCAAAAGACGGGCCGCCGGGCATGCTGCTGGCTGGTTGTGCGCGGGCTGCCTCCTACCGGGCGGACCAGCCGCCGTCCATGGTGTAGCTGGCGCCGGTGACCATGGCCGCGTCGTCGGACGCCAGCCAGGCCACCAGCGAGGCCACTTCATCCGGTTCGACCAGCCGCTTGATGGCGCTCTCGGTCAGCATGATCTTGGCCAGCACCTCCGTCTCCGGGATGCCGTGCAGCCGAGCTTGGTCACCGATCTGCTTCTCCACCAGCGGCGTGCGTACGTAGCCGGGATTGACGCAGTTGCTGGTCACGCCGTGGGGGCCGCCCTCCAGGGCGGTCACCTTGGACAGGCCCTCGAGCCCGTGCTTGGCCGTGACGTAGGCGCTCTTGAAGGCCGAGGCGCGCAGCCCGTGCACGGAGGAGATGTTGATGATCCGCCCGAACTCGTTTGCGTACATCTTCGGCAGCGCCGCCCGTACCAGCAGGAACGGGACCTCCAGCATCAGTGTGATGATCCGGCGGAAGTCCTGCGGGTCGAACTCCTCGATGGGGCTCACCCGCTGGATGCCGGCGTTGTTCACCAGGATGTCCACGCCGTCCAGCGCCTCGGACAACCGGGCCTCCGAGACTGCTTCCGGATCCAGCAGGTCCACCACCCAGGCGGAGCCGCCGAGCTCGGCGGCGGCCGCCTCGGCCCCCTCACGGTCTCGGTCGGCGACGACCACGTGGGCCCCTCGGGCGGCCAGCGCCTTGGCCGCGGCAAGGCCAATCCCGCCCGCGCCGCCGGTGACGAGCGCGCGGCGGCCCTTCAGCGCCTGCCCGTCCGCGGCGGTCACCGGGCCGCCTGTGCGTTGGTGTCGAGTCCGTGCTTGCGGGCGTCTTCGGCGTCCACATCACGCAGGGACAGGCCCTTGGTCTCGCGCAGCGTCAGGACCGTCGCGGCGGTGATGGCGCAGGCGACCAGGACGTAGACGGCCACGGCAACCCAGCTGCCGGTTTCCTGCAGCAGCGCGGTCGCGATGATCGGCGCCAGCGAACCGGCCAGGATTGAGGTCACCTGGTAGCCGAGCGAGACGCCGGAGTAGCGCATCCGGGTCGGGAACATCTCCGCCATGATGGCCGGCTGGCCGGCGTACATCAGGGCGTGGAAGCACAGACCGATGGTCACGGCCAGGATGATCACCAGGGGGTTGAGCGTGTCGAACATCGGGAAAGCGAAGAAGGCCCAGGTCGCGGACAGGACGGCGCCGACCAGGTAGACCGGCTTCCGGCCCAGCGAATCCGCCATGCGGCCGACCTGCGGAATGACCAGGAAGTGGACCACGTGGGCGATCAGCAGCGCCAGCAGCAGCTGGCTCGTGTCGTACTGGTGCACGGTCTTCAGGTACACGATCGTGAAGCTGACGATGATGTAGTAGATGATGTTCTCGGCGAACCGCAGTCCCATGGCCTTCAGGACGCCCTTCGGGTACCGCTTCACCACCTCGAACACGCCGTAGCTAACGGACTTCTCGGACTCCACCTGTGCACGGGCCTCAAGGAAGATCGGTGCCTCGCTGACATGCGTGCGGATGTAGTAGCCGACGATGACGATGACGGCGGACAGCCAGAACGCCACGCGCCAGCCCCAGCTCAGGAACTGGTCGGGCGGGAGGATCCAGGACATGCTCAGCAGGACCAGAGTGGCCAGCAGGTTGCCCACCGGCACCGCGGCCTGCGGCCAGCTGGCCCAGAACGCGCGCTGCTTATTCGGGCTGTGCTCGGCCACCAGCAACACCGCGCCGCCCCATTCGCCGCCGACCGCGAAGCCCTGGATGAACCGCAGGATGACCAGCAGCGCGGGTGCCCAGTAGCCGATCGAGTTGAAGCCGGGCAGGCAGCCCATGAGGAAGGTGGCCACGCCGACCAGGATGATGGTGACCTGCAGCGTGTGCTTGCGGCCCAGCTTGTCGCCGATCTGGCCGAACACGATGCCGCCCAGCGGCCGCGCGACGAAGCCGACGGCGTAGGTCAGGAAGGCGGCAATGATGCCGTCCAGCTCGGAGCCGGTATTCGGGAAGAAGAACTGCCCGAACACCAGCGAGGCGGCGGTGGCGTAGAGGAAGAACTCGTACCACTCCACCACCGTGCCGACCATCGAGGCGGCAACAATCTTCTTCAAGCCCGATCGCTCCGTCTGCGCGGCAGCCGCGGGTTGGTTCACGCTCATGCGAGCACTCCTTTGTGTCCTTGACTTGCTGTAAGTTTTGTGACGCGAGACACGCCAATGGCCTCACTCGAGTATCGACTGAGACCGAGTGTGCAGCAATGACTACTTCCGCAGACTGAGAGTGCAGAATTGCAGATATGGGAACGTCGCCAGCGCCCAACCCCGACGACCTGCTGATCCTGCTCGCCGTGGCACGCAGCGGGAGATTTACGACGGCGGCGGAGGGCTTGGGCCTGAACCACACCACTATTTCGCGCAGGATTGCGGCCCTGGAGAAGGTGCTGGGCGGCCGGGTGCTGGCCAGGACGGTGGGCGGCTGGGAACTGACCGAGCTGGGCCGCCGCGCGGCCGGAGCCGCGGAACACATCGAGACCGCCGTCGCCAGGATCCACGAAGGCGAGAAAGAAACGGACCAGGTTTCCGGCGTCGTCCGCGTTTCCGCCACTGACGGCTTCAGCGGCTACATCATTGCCCCGGCGGTGGCCATCCTCCGCCGCACGCACCCCAACCTCAGCGTGGAGATCGTCAACGTCACCCGGCGGGCGCTGCAGCACCGCTCCGGGCTGGACATCGAAGTGGTGGTCGGCGAGCCCCAGGTGCACCGGGCCGAGGCCGTCTGCCTGGGCCAGTACATGCTCGGAATGTACGCATCGCGCAGCTACCTCGAGGAGAACGGGACGCCGGCCGATGCCCGCGAGCTCACCCGGCACGGCCTGGTCTACTTCGTCGACTCCATGCTGCAGGTCGACGCGCTGGACGCGCCGCGCCGGCTGGTGCCCTCGATGCAGGACTCGCTCAGCTCCACCAACGTCTTCGTGCACGTCCAGGCCACCCGGGCCGGCGCCGGCATCGGCTTCCTACCCTGCTTCATGGCGGACCCCCATCCGGACCTGGTCCGGCTGCTGCCGGACGACTTCGCCGAACTGCTGCCGTACTGGATGGTGCTGCGCCCCGACTCGCTGCGCCAGCCCGCCGTCGCCGCCGTCGCCAGAGCCCTGCGAGCGCGGACCGCCGCCTTCGAGCCCGAACTGCTCGGCCGCGGCCCCGGCTCCGGCACCGGCACCTGACCGCACCGGCACCGGCTGCCGCCCAGGCCGCCTCATGCCAGCCCGCCTCCCGCTGCCGCCCAGTCCGCCTCATGCCAGGTCGCCTCCCCTGCTTGCCGGCCCGCCTTGCCTCCCGGCCCGACTCATCGAGCGACCCCCTCCCGGCGACGGAAACGGTGCAGGTCTTGCCGACGGCCCGGGATAAAACCGCTCGTCAGGGGGCTTGCCGCCTTCCAAGAACTGCACTTCTTCCGCCAAACCTGCACGTTCCCCGTCGCCCACGAGCCCTGCCTGCTCCGACCCGGCGGCATTGAAGGCGCTTAAGCGGGTGAGCCCCCGGCGTTGGCCGGGGGCTCACCCATGGGAGGGATCAGGGCAGGGTCGGCTCCGGGATCATCCGGCGCCAGTCCGGCGCGTGGTCCGGCGCGTGGTCCGGCGCCAGGTCCTCGCCCGGGTCATGGTCCCTGGCGTCAGGGCCGGTCGCGGTCCTCGCCGGGTTTGTCGACCGTGGTGATCGATCCAGTCTCCGTCGGCTCGGCGAAGGGCACGGTGCTGGGGACCGTCACCGCTCCCCGGACCGGGCCGATCCGCCGCTGCCGGAGCGGGTCGCGCCTCAGGTCGGCGTAGAGGGCTACGCAGAGGCCGATGATGATGATCACGAACGGGCTGGCCGCGAGGATGGTGAAGGTCTGCAGCGCCCCGAGTCCGCCGACGAACAGCAGCACGGCGGCCACGGTTCCGGTGAGGATGGCCCACATGAGCACCAGCGGGGTCCACGGTTCCTTGGTTCCCCGCGAGGAGAGCGTGCCGAGCACCAGCGAACCCGCGTCGGCACCGCTGATGAAGAACACAGCGGTCAGCACCATGACCACCAGCGCCGCGCCGAAGAAGAACGGGTACTGCTGCAGGGCGGCGAAGAAGCCTGCGGCTTCGTTGCCGGTGCCGGCGATGTCCACGCCGCCGAGCTGCAGGTGGATGCCGGCGCCGCCGAAGATGGTGAACCAGATCATGCTGACGGCGGTGGGGACCAGCAGCACGCCCAGCACGAACTCGCGGACCGTGCGGCCCCGCGAAATCCTGGCGATGAAAGTGCCCACGAACGGCGTCCAGGAGATCCACCAGGCCCAGTAGAAGATGGTCCAGCTGGCCAGCCACTCATGTCCGCCGAAGACGCCGGAGTTGAAGCTCATCTCCACGAAGTCCGAGAAGTAGGCGCCGACCGAGGCCGGAATCAGGTCGAGGATGAACACGGTCGGACCGACCACGAACACGAAGACCACCAGCACGAAGGCCAGGACCATGTTGGTGTTGCTGAGCCACTTGATGCCGCGGGAGACGCCGCTCGCGGCCGAAATCACCACGCCCACGGTCAGCACGCAGATGATGATGATCGGCACAGCCGTGCCCGGGTCCTCCTGGAACTGCCCGGTCCGCAGCAGGGCCAGGCCGGCCGCGATCTGGAGTGCGCCCAGGCCCATCGACGTTGCGGAACCGAACTTGGTGCAGATGATCGCCAGGATGTCGATCGGCTTGCCCCAGCCCTTGTCCTCGATCCGCTCGCGGCCGAACAACGACTGGAACGGCGAGCTCATCAGGTTGCCGCGGCCCATCCGGTAGGTCGAGTACGCCAGCGCCAGGCCAACGACGGCGTAAATCGCCCAGGGGTGCAGGCCCCAGTGGAAGAACGTGTAGGCCATGGCGGTGCTGGCCGCCTCCTGGCTGCCGGGCTCGACATTGGCGAACGGCGGCGGCGACGCCAGGTGGGTGACCGGTTCGTACACGCCGAAGAACATCAGGCCGATCCCCATGCCGGCGCTGAACATCATGGCCACCCAGGACAGCGTGGAGAACTCGGCCTCCTCGCCCTCGCGGGAGAGCGGGATGTTGCCGTAGCGCCCGAAGGCCAGCACCAGGGAGAAGACCACGAACCCCGTGGCACCGAGCACGAACAGCCAGCCGAACGACGTCGTTACCCACGCCAGCGCGGCGGCCGCCGCGGTCTCCACCGCCTCCGTGAAGAAGATTCCGAGCAGGCAGACCACCGCGATGATGCCTACCGAAACCCCGAAAACTGTTTTATCCACCGTCGCGAATCCCTTGGCGGGAGGAGCGGAAACGGTGTCCCCCAGCCTGGATTGTGCGCTTTCACCGGACGGTTCGTTGCTCATGAATACCTCGCTGGTAGCGGTCGGTTCCTTGCCCGGCGGGACGGAATGTCCACTCTTTCCTCTCTTCGACGCCGGCCTTTTCCTTACGTATAGTTTCAGCCATGGACGAGCACGACGCACCGCTTCCGAACATTCCGGCAGAGTCTGCCAGGACAGGCGACTACGGCCGGACGGACTTCGGCGGGCACGGCAACGTTTCCAAGAACGACGCGCGGGTCCTCGCCTATGACGAATGCGATGCGGGTAACGCTTCCATCAGTGTCGTGATGGCCAGCGCGGCGGTGTCGACGCACGTCGGGGCTACCTTGCTCAGCATACAGAACGATCTCTACGACCTCGCCGCCGACCTGATGCAGCCGACGGACAGCGAGGAGCCGGCGCAGGCACGCATCGTGCCGGGCCACACGGAGCGGCTGGAGCGGGCGATCGAGCACTTCGCGCAGGACGCGGAAGACCTCAGCGGCATGA encodes:
- a CDS encoding 3-hydroxybutyrate dehydrogenase, coding for MTAADGQALKGRRALVTGGAGGIGLAAAKALAARGAHVVVADRDREGAEAAAAELGGSAWVVDLLDPEAVSEARLSEALDGVDILVNNAGIQRVSPIEEFDPQDFRRIITLMLEVPFLLVRAALPKMYANEFGRIINISSVHGLRASAFKSAYVTAKHGLEGLSKVTALEGGPHGVTSNCVNPGYVRTPLVEKQIGDQARLHGIPETEVLAKIMLTESAIKRLVEPDEVASLVAWLASDDAAMVTGASYTMDGGWSAR
- a CDS encoding MFS transporter, with the translated sequence MSVNQPAAAAQTERSGLKKIVAASMVGTVVEWYEFFLYATAASLVFGQFFFPNTGSELDGIIAAFLTYAVGFVARPLGGIVFGQIGDKLGRKHTLQVTIILVGVATFLMGCLPGFNSIGYWAPALLVILRFIQGFAVGGEWGGAVLLVAEHSPNKQRAFWASWPQAAVPVGNLLATLVLLSMSWILPPDQFLSWGWRVAFWLSAVIVIVGYYIRTHVSEAPIFLEARAQVESEKSVSYGVFEVVKRYPKGVLKAMGLRFAENIIYYIIVSFTIVYLKTVHQYDTSQLLLALLIAHVVHFLVIPQVGRMADSLGRKPVYLVGAVLSATWAFFAFPMFDTLNPLVIILAVTIGLCFHALMYAGQPAIMAEMFPTRMRYSGVSLGYQVTSILAGSLAPIIATALLQETGSWVAVAVYVLVACAITAATVLTLRETKGLSLRDVDAEDARKHGLDTNAQAAR
- a CDS encoding LysR family transcriptional regulator; translated protein: MGTSPAPNPDDLLILLAVARSGRFTTAAEGLGLNHTTISRRIAALEKVLGGRVLARTVGGWELTELGRRAAGAAEHIETAVARIHEGEKETDQVSGVVRVSATDGFSGYIIAPAVAILRRTHPNLSVEIVNVTRRALQHRSGLDIEVVVGEPQVHRAEAVCLGQYMLGMYASRSYLEENGTPADARELTRHGLVYFVDSMLQVDALDAPRRLVPSMQDSLSSTNVFVHVQATRAGAGIGFLPCFMADPHPDLVRLLPDDFAELLPYWMVLRPDSLRQPAVAAVARALRARTAAFEPELLGRGPGSGTGT
- a CDS encoding BCCT family transporter — protein: MDKTVFGVSVGIIAVVCLLGIFFTEAVETAAAAALAWVTTSFGWLFVLGATGFVVFSLVLAFGRYGNIPLSREGEEAEFSTLSWVAMMFSAGMGIGLMFFGVYEPVTHLASPPPFANVEPGSQEAASTAMAYTFFHWGLHPWAIYAVVGLALAYSTYRMGRGNLMSSPFQSLFGRERIEDKGWGKPIDILAIICTKFGSATSMGLGALQIAAGLALLRTGQFQEDPGTAVPIIIICVLTVGVVISAASGVSRGIKWLSNTNMVLAFVLVVFVFVVGPTVFILDLIPASVGAYFSDFVEMSFNSGVFGGHEWLASWTIFYWAWWISWTPFVGTFIARISRGRTVREFVLGVLLVPTAVSMIWFTIFGGAGIHLQLGGVDIAGTGNEAAGFFAALQQYPFFFGAALVVMVLTAVFFISGADAGSLVLGTLSSRGTKEPWTPLVLMWAILTGTVAAVLLFVGGLGALQTFTILAASPFVIIIIGLCVALYADLRRDPLRQRRIGPVRGAVTVPSTVPFAEPTETGSITTVDKPGEDRDRP
- a CDS encoding cob(I)yrinic acid a,c-diamide adenosyltransferase, whose product is MDEHDAPLPNIPAESARTGDYGRTDFGGHGNVSKNDARVLAYDECDAGNASISVVMASAAVSTHVGATLLSIQNDLYDLAADLMQPTDSEEPAQARIVPGHTERLERAIEHFAQDAEDLSGMILPGGTLAAALLYQARATVRRAERAVWAAVEEFPDSVNAECARYLNRLSSLLFVLGRVANAEHGDVMWVPEASVRPADPEPEVGEA